The following coding sequences are from one Humulus lupulus chromosome X, drHumLupu1.1, whole genome shotgun sequence window:
- the LOC133805844 gene encoding uncharacterized protein LOC133805844, with protein sequence MSEVKGMDKIMLFVVFNGRWNANKKYIDHEVKILMVEKDIKYEELVNKIYKELRLNERLISTNLIFDANMDTSKGMKIESDENLQIYLNLNKTVEELKKCPLIVEVEQRNQTISLPREASIPSALASNATSQSLTLTDPNTNTASTSKMKSASTQESNKFTEHGQEAQSPLHVLSNMEIEDIRLNYVFKNKTDLKHTLAKIAIKKHFQYRIQKSCSEAFWAKCIDENCGWYVRARSSKVSDYFRVIKYHKHHTCSLNHRNFENRQASAKIISSYFKEKFRDPGSTYRPRKIIRDMRDEHGVGVTYNKAWRAKTLAADDVRGSNEESYALFPSYLFKYMFIAFGASLHGWKQCRPVIVVDGTFLKTKCGGTLYAACVKDGNNQIFPLAFGIGDSENDNAWIWFFTRLKEAIGERENLCIVSDRHKSIKNAVEQVYPGVYHGVCLYHLKQNLRTKFRGLHVHAIFETASRAYSAQEYYSAMAELQKISPEMTTYLLEAKPEKWARPFFPTKRYNILTSNISESINAAIVHAREFPITSLIEAIREMLQRWFSTRKEAAINQFVEVTKWANDEMEIKLDVAFRMKVDAIDAMKSSVKYGDRVFVVDLEQHMCTCNEFQQEGIPCAHAIATIESKYLDKYKFCSNWYKNSVLKETYAGSINPLPDKDDWSVPDEIIGDSMKAPKFKSKDYKDATLYIFVALWTCG encoded by the exons ATGAGTGAAGTTAAG GGAATGGATAAGATAATGTTATTTGTAGTTTTTAACGGAAGATGGAATGCAAACAAAAAATACATTGATCATGAAGTGAAAATATTGATGGTGGAAAAGGATATCAAGTATGAGGAATTGGTAAACAAGATATACAAAGAGCTCAgattgaatgaaagattgatttcaaCAAACTTGATTTTTGATGCAAATATGGATACAAGCAAAGGAATGAAGATAGAAAGTGATGAGAATTTACAAATTTATCTAAACTTGAACAAGACTGTGGAAGAGTTGAAAAAATGTCCTCTCATCGTTGAAGTAGAACAGAGAAATCAAACCATTTCTTTGCCAAGAGAAGCTAGCATTCCATCTGCTTTAGCAAGCAATGCAACAAGTCAAAGTTTGACTCTCACAGACCCCAATACAAATACTGCAAGCACTAGCAAGATGAAGAGCGCCTCAACACAAGAATCCAACAAATTTACAGAACATGGGCAAGAAGCTCAATCACCTCTCCATGTGTTGTCGAATATGGAGATTGAAGACATAAGACTCAATTATGTTTTCAAGAATAAGACTGATCTAAAACAtacacttgcgaaaatagccatcaagaaacACTTTCAGTACAGAATTCAAAAATCATGTTCAGAAGCATTTTGGGCAAAATGCATAGATGAGAATTGTGGCTGGTATGTACGTGCAAGAAGCTCAAAAGTATCAGACTACTTTCGAGTTATCAAATACCATAAACACCACACATGCTCCTTAAATCAcagaaattttgaaaatagacaaGCAAGTGCAAAAATCATCAGTAGTTACTTCAAAGAGAAGTTTCGTGATCCAGGATCAACCTATCGACCAAGGAAAATAATAAGAGACATGAGAGATGAACATGGGGTAGGTGTAACATACAATAAAGCTTGGAGAGCAAAAACACTTGCAGCTGATGATGTTAGAGGGTCAAATGAGGAAAGTTATGCATTGTTTCCTTCATATTT GTTTAAATACATGTTTATTGCTTTTGGGGCTTCATTACATGGATGGAAGCAATGTAGACCAGTTATAGTGGTAGATGGAACATTTTTAAAGACGAAATGTGGAGGTACACTGTATGCAGCTTGTGTTAAAGATGGAAACAATCAAATTTTTCCGCTCGCCTTTGGAATTGGGGATTCAGAAAATGACAATGCATGGATATGGTTCTTTACAAGACTAAAAGAAGCAATAGGAGAACGAGAAAACTTGTGCATAGTATCTGACAGGCATAAAAGCATCAAAAATGCAGTTGAACAAGTGTATCCTGGTGTATATCATGGAGTTTGTCTTTATCATTTGAAGCAAAATCTAAGGACTAAGTTTAGGGGATTACATGTGCATGCCATATTTGAAACTGCTTCAAGAGCGTACTCAGCTCAAGAATATTATTCTGCCATGGCTGAATTACAGAAAATTAGCCCTGAAATGACCACTTATCTTTTGGAAGCAAAACCAGAAAAATGGGCTCGGCCATTCTTTCCAACGAAGAGGTATAACATTCTTACAAGTAACATTTCCGAATCTATAAATGCAGCAATTGTGCATGCGAGAGAATTTCCTATAACGTCGTTAATAGAAGCTATAAGAGAGATGCTTCAAAGATGGTTTTCAACAAGAAAAGAAGCAGCAATTAACCAATTTGTTGAGGTGACAAAATGGGCAAATGATGAAATGGAGATCAAACTTGATGTGGCATTTCGAATGAAG GTAGATGCAATTGATGCAATGAAATCTAGTGTCAAATATGGTGATCGAGTGTTTGTTGTCGACTTGGAACAACATATGTGCACATGTAATGAATTTCAACAAGAGGGAATTCCATGTGCACATGCCATTGCAACAATTGAAAGCAAGTACTTGGACAAGTACAAATTTTGCTCAAATTGGTATAAAAATTCTGTTTTGAAAGAGACATATGCAGGATCAATTAATCCTCTTCCAGATAAAGATGATTGGAGTGTCCCAGATGAAATTATAGGAGATAGCATGAAAGCTCcaaaattcaaa TCTAAAGACTATAAAGATGCAACGTTATACATATTTGTTGCGTTGTGGACTTGTGGATAA